One window of Vanessa cardui chromosome 5, ilVanCard2.1, whole genome shotgun sequence genomic DNA carries:
- the LOC124529917 gene encoding globin-like isoform X1, protein MLYFYLCSTFVLLSAFVVLKRVKLRQKVKMGSWLSYLWWGGDPDIVNTQSGLTRREVYAVQQSWAPVYANSVANGTELLRRLFQAYPETKEFFKMVKKSSEEDYSQNPQFKAHVINLMSSINLAVLNLNQPEVVAAMMNKLGESHGRRKIQKEHFYSLKDVIVKMFIEVLKLEGATLAAWGKTVDFWYKHIFESLSQGDRR, encoded by the exons ATGCTTTATTTCTACCTGTGTTCAACGTTTGTTTTGTTGTCAGCGTTCGTTGTGCTAAAGAGGGTGAAACTTAGACAAAAG GTGAAGATGGGTAGCTGGCTAAGTTATCTTTGGTGGGGTGGAGACCCAGATATAGTAAACACACAGTCTGGTCTGACGAGGCGTGAGGTATACGCAGTTCAGCAGTCATGGGCGCCAGTATACGCCAACTCCGTTGCCAATGGAACGGAATTGTTAAGgag ATTGTTCCAAGCATATCCAGAAACTaaagaatttttcaaaatggTAAAGAAGTCTTCAGAAGAGGATTACTCTCAAAACCCTCAGTTCAAAGCGCACGTGATCAATTTGATGAGCTCCATTAACTTGGCCGTTCTCAACCTCAATCAGCCGGAAGTAGTCGCCGCCATGATGAACAAACTGGGAGAGTCGCACGGAAGGCGGaaaatacaaaaagaacatTTCTAT AGCTTAAAGGACGTCATAGTAAAAATGTTCATCGAAGTTTTAAAACTGGAAGGAGCGACGCTCGCTGCCTGGGGCAAGACAGTGGACTTTTGGTACAAGCACATCTTTGAATCGTTAAGTCAAGGAGACAGGAGATAA
- the LOC124529917 gene encoding globin-like isoform X2 — translation MGSWLSYLWWGGDPDIVNTQSGLTRREVYAVQQSWAPVYANSVANGTELLRRLFQAYPETKEFFKMVKKSSEEDYSQNPQFKAHVINLMSSINLAVLNLNQPEVVAAMMNKLGESHGRRKIQKEHFYSLKDVIVKMFIEVLKLEGATLAAWGKTVDFWYKHIFESLSQGDRR, via the exons ATGGGTAGCTGGCTAAGTTATCTTTGGTGGGGTGGAGACCCAGATATAGTAAACACACAGTCTGGTCTGACGAGGCGTGAGGTATACGCAGTTCAGCAGTCATGGGCGCCAGTATACGCCAACTCCGTTGCCAATGGAACGGAATTGTTAAGgag ATTGTTCCAAGCATATCCAGAAACTaaagaatttttcaaaatggTAAAGAAGTCTTCAGAAGAGGATTACTCTCAAAACCCTCAGTTCAAAGCGCACGTGATCAATTTGATGAGCTCCATTAACTTGGCCGTTCTCAACCTCAATCAGCCGGAAGTAGTCGCCGCCATGATGAACAAACTGGGAGAGTCGCACGGAAGGCGGaaaatacaaaaagaacatTTCTAT AGCTTAAAGGACGTCATAGTAAAAATGTTCATCGAAGTTTTAAAACTGGAAGGAGCGACGCTCGCTGCCTGGGGCAAGACAGTGGACTTTTGGTACAAGCACATCTTTGAATCGTTAAGTCAAGGAGACAGGAGATAA
- the LOC124530130 gene encoding protein Gawky, producing MSNVSVILCVPHLIKDNCYSNIDTVTEPMQCNYSTSMLVVYTNKFGAYKRVEEKDESQQIRIKMVDNNIYNVEFVDSIQQNQMIGDTPNYCIPLKINAITVQGISYSDPYFSSFNLNYKMALGAPEYMNKSDYAFKSSVCIIRDEPCMDKTQLLNEKSIHKMICKTKTRMITYNDKSVETNHDNKVLEVGTETSTRPVLKTFANGDLTFDAMLELIEKEGEIIKEMAKTNELDSWGVPRRLRLHGGGESSLNAASGWGSPPASNSAGNWGGNSSGQTNNGTNNTQQWNNTQRPPTSQTDMNSNKGNGNQLPPTSGASQSWQTSPPNMPNAQNNNGAPQSNGTNNTANGNNGVSNPSNPNANSNGVSTAIGNNGNPNNTSAKIEQLNSMREALFSQDGWGGQHVNQDTNWDVPGSPEPGAKVEPAAAGAQPAWKPNVNNGAFLGTDLWEANLRNGGQPPPQPATKTPWGHTPTTNIGGTWGEDDDAADSANVWTGAPPPQQWPAGPPQHSQQWAVPKKDDWNAWGEPHRSSDPRLDPHRTPDPRQQPADPRHDLRGGISGRLNGDMWNQHHQHPGGPNKMMPSGGVNQWGAQGPKETIKSSGWEEPSPPAARRAGTGFDDGTSLWAQRGMGGMSRGAPQGPPAPQRIAPAPSKPDAVWGAHSQRNGSWEDSHAAAAWGERDVSGWPDVTGPALWPVPKPKPSGPAAAWPDDIGEWGGPKPPQSGALGKQLPKEMVWNSKQFRYLVEMGYKKEEAEAALRSRDMNTEEALEMLTATRGDGWRRDEHFHHGPFQPQPTVPVSPAVVQKLLNQPPPPSVQHHPSYNPNSGTGSSGQPSTAQLRMLVQQIQMAVSAGYLNHQILNQPLAPQTLVLLNQLLQQIKVLQQFVQQHTLAISKANSSLALQYSMQITKAKQQIAGLQNQITTQQALYMKQQAGGSDLFKQSHDPLSHLQNNFSDMSITKDTQSAYGASGNQQSRLNQWKLPSLDKDGEGTDFSRAPGTAKSATSPQLNQIGLQQDTTWGVGRGGEGWGDGGADVADGKDAWPSHPVHPPVYDLVPEFEPGKPWKGNQMKNVEDDPAMTPGSVVRSPLSLTAIKDSDMLGGKTSPPGGERSLSSSTWSYAPPATSAGGLKPADAWGAKPRPAPPGLNKWPQHHVNSRAVPSWQASTWLLLKNLTAQIDGSTLKTLCVQHGPLQNFHLYLNQGLALARYSTREEAAKAQMALNNCVLSNTTIFAESPAESEVQMILQHLGSGGGGAWRGGGAKDGWGGGFPGLWPEQHEQRATPSSLNSFLPPDLLGGESI from the exons TATCTCATACAGTGACCCGTATTTCAGTAGCTTTAACTTAAACTATAAGATGGCGTTGGGAGCGCCAGAGTATATGAACAAGTCTGATTACGCTTTTAAATCCTCAGTTTGTATTATACGAGATGAGCCTTGCATGGATAAGACGCAACTACTAAACGAAAAGTCTATTCATAAAATGATATGCAAAACGAAAACTCGAATGATTACTTATAACGACAAGTCTGTAGAAACCAACCATGACAATAAAGTATTGGAAGTTGGTACTGAAACATCAACTAGGCCAGTATTGAAGACATTCGCTAATGGCGATTTAACTTTCGACGCTATGTTGGAATTAATAGAGAAGGAAGGAGAGATTATTAAAGAAATGGCTAAGACTAATGAATTAGATTCTTGGGGTGTTCCACGAAGACTTCGGCTGCACGGTGGAGGGGAAAGTTCTCTCAATGCTGCAAGTGGGTGGGGCAGTCCACCTGCATCTAATAgtg CTGGAAATTGGGGTGGTAATTCCAGTGGCCAAACCAACAATGGAACCAACAATACTCAGCAGTGGAATAACACTCAACGACCACCCACTTCACAAACTGACA TGAACAGTAACAAGGGAAATGGCAATCAATTGCCACCAACTAGTGGAGCATCACAAAGTTGGCAGACGTCACCACCAAATATGCCAAATGCACAAAATAATAATGGTGCACCCCAAAGTAATG gCACAAATAATACTGCGAATGGTAATAATGGAGTTAGCAACCCGTCTAATCCTAATGCAAATTCCAATGGTGTGTCAACGGCTATAGGAAATAATGGCAACCCAAACAATACTTCAGCCAAGATAGAGCAGTTAAACTCTATGAGAGAGGCTTTATTCAGTCAGGATGGCTGGGGAGgt caacATGTTAACCAAGACACTAATTGGGATGTACCTGGATCTCCTGAACCGGGAGCAAAGGTAGAGCCAGCTGCAGCTGGGGCACAGCCAGCTTGGAAGCCCAATGTAAACAATGGTGCTTTCCTTGGAACTGATCTCTGGGAAGCTAATTTGAGAAATGGCGGTCAACCTCCACCTCAGCCTGCAACAAAGACTCCATGGGGTCACACTCCTACAACGAACATAGGCGGTACATGGGGTGAAGACGATGATGCCGCAGATTCGGCAAATGTTTGGACTGGTGCACCACCTCCACAACAATGGCCCGCGGGTCCGCCACAACATTCCCAGCAGTGGGCAGTACCAAAGAAAGATGATTGGAACGCTTGGGGTGAACCTCACAGGTCGTCCGACCCGAGACTCGATCCTCATCGCACTCCTGATCCTAGGCAGCAACCAGCCGATCCTCGTCACGATCTCCGTGGAGGAATATCCGGTCGATTGAACGGTGACATGTGGAATCAGCACCATCAACACCCCGGTGGCCCCAATAAAATGATGCCGTCCGGTGGCGTTAATCAATGGGGAGCACAG gGTCCAAAAGAGACGATTAAATCGTCAGGATGGGAGGAGCCATCTCCGCCGGCAGCGCGACGTGCAGGAACTGGGTTCGATGACGGAACGTCCTTATGGGCCCAGCGTGGTATGGGCGGTATGTCTCGCGGCGCACCGCAAGGGCCCCCCGCACCTCAACGCATTGCGCCCGCACCCTCGAAGCCCGACGCCGTGTGGGGCGCGCATTCGCAGCGTAACGGCTCATGGGAGGACTCGCACGCGGCCGCAGCCTGGGGTGAGCGGGATGTGTCCGGGTGGCCAGACGTCACTGGACCTGCACTCTGGCCGGTGCCGAAGCCGAAGCCATCCGGTCCGGCCGCCGCCTGGCCTGATGATATCGGTGAGTGGGGCGGCCCTAAGCCACCCCAAAGCGGTGCGCTCGGAAAGCAGCTGCCTAAAGAGATGGTCTGGAATAGCAAGCAGTTTAG atatctCGTGGAGATGGGTTACAAAAAAGAAGAGGCAGAAGCAGCATTACGTAGTCGTGACATGAACACGGAAGAGGCTCTTGAGATGCTGACTGCGACACGAGGTGATGGATGGCGGCGCGATGAGCACTTCCACCATGGACCCTTCCAGCCTCAACCTACGGTACCAGTGTCGCCTGCTGTCGTGCAGAAACTTCTTAACCAGCCACCTCCACCATCTGTGCAGCACCATCCATCTTACAACCCCAACAG TGGAACCGGCAGTAGCGGACAACCAAGCACAGCCCAGCTACGTATGTTGGTACAACAAATTCAAATGGCAGTCTCAGCGGGATATCTGAACCATCAGATCTTGAATCAGCCACTTGCACCACAAACGCTCGTGCTACTCAACCAGCTGTTGCAACAA ATTAAAGTGCTGCAACAATTCGTACAACAGCACACCCTTGCTATATCTAAGGCGAATTCATCCCTCGCATTGCAGTATTCGATGCAAATTACAAAGGCTAAGCAACAAATTGCAGGCCTTCAG AACCAGATAACGACACAGCAAGCTCTCTATATGAAACAGCAAGCCGGAGGTTCCGACTTGTTCAAACAGAGCCATGACCCCCTGTCTCATTTGCAGAACAACTTTAGTGACATGAGTATCACTAAGGACACTCAATCT gCATATGGTGCAAGTGGAAACCAGCAATCTCGCCTGAATCAATGGAAGTTGCCATCACTGGATAAAGATGGTGAAGGCACTGACTTTAGTCGTGCTCCTGGAACAGCTAAGTCCGCAACCAGCCCGCAGCTTAATCAGATTGGACTACAGCAGGATAC CACGTGGGGCGTGGGGCGCGGCGGCGAGGGCTGGGGCGACGGCGGCGCCGACGTGGCGGACGGCAAGGACGCGTGGCCCTCGCACCCCGTGCACCCGCCCGTGTACGACCTGGTGCCCGAGTTCGAGCCCGGCAAGCCGTGGAAG GGTAATCAAATGAAGAACGTCGAAGATGATCCCGCAATGACGCCGGGTTCGGTCGTTCGTTCACCTCTTTCGCTCACCGCTATAAAAGACAGTGATATGCTCGGAGGGAAGACTTCGCCTCCTGGGGGCGAACGGTCCCTCTCCTCGTCGACTTGGAGCTACGCTCCGCCGGCGACCAGCGCCGGGGGCTTGAAGCCCGCGGATGCCTGGGGAGCTAAGCCTCGCCCCGCACCTCCCGGCCTAAATAAATGGCCTCAGCATCATGTCAACTCGCGCGCTGTGCCTTCGTGGCAAGCGTCTACCTGGCTACTATTGAAGAACCTCACTGCACAG ATCGATGGATCGACTCTGAAGACGCTCTGCGTGCAGCACGGGCCCCTGCAGAACTTCCACCTCTACCTCAACCAGGGACTGGCCCTCGCGCGCTACTCCACTCGGGAGGAGGCCGCTAAG GCTCAGATGGCTCTGAACAACTGCGTGTTAAGCAACACTACGATCTTCGCGGAGTCGCCGGCGGAGTCCGAGGTGCAGATGATCCTGCAGCACCTGGGctcgggcggcggcggcgcctggcgcggcggcggcgcgaaG GACGGCTGGGGCGGCGGCTTCCCCGGGCTGTGGCCGGAGCAGCACGAGCAGCGCGCCACGCCGTCGTCGCTGAACTCGTTCCTGCCGCCGGACCTGCTCGGCGGGGAGTCCATCTAA